TCTTGCTGCACTGCAGCAACCGTCCGCCATGTTGGGGCAGCAGGCTGGCGTGGCGCTGACCGGCCAGCCCCTCGCACTGCCCTGGTCGGCGCCCTCTGCACAGTCCCGATCGGATCGCACATCGCTGTCCACCGGAACTGGTGCCTTCACTTAGGGGTGTTCACCGGGTGGGAGCGAGCGCTGCGCGCCTTCCTATACTGGGGTCATGACCAATCTCTCCCAACTGCGCAAGAGCTACGAAGCCGGGGAACTCGACGAGGTCCGGGCCGCCAACGAACCGCTGCGCCAGTTCGACGCCTGGATGCAGGAGGCGCTGCGCGCGGGGGTCCCCGAGCCGAACGCGATGACGCTGGCCACCGTAAGTGCGGACGGCCGCCCGTCGACCCGGGTGGTGCTGATCAAGGGCTTCGACGAGCGCGGCATCGTCTGGTACACCAACTACGCCAGCCGCAAGGGCCGCGAGCTGGCCGGCCATCCGCATGCGGCGCTGCAGTTCCACTGGGTGGAGATGGAACGGGTGGTGCGCATCGAGGGCCGGGTGGAGCGCACCGACGCCGCTGAGTCCGACGCCTACTACGCCAGCCGGCCGCTGGATTCGCGCCTGGGCGCCTGGGCCTCGCCGCAGAGCGAGGTGATCAGCTCGCGCGCCGTGCTGGTGGCCAACGCCGCCCGGGCCGCGGCCGAGCACGGCCTGCACCCGCCGCGCCCACCGCACTGGGGCGGCTTC
The Sphaerotilus microaerophilus DNA segment above includes these coding regions:
- the pdxH gene encoding pyridoxamine 5'-phosphate oxidase, which produces MTNLSQLRKSYEAGELDEVRAANEPLRQFDAWMQEALRAGVPEPNAMTLATVSADGRPSTRVVLIKGFDERGIVWYTNYASRKGRELAGHPHAALQFHWVEMERVVRIEGRVERTDAAESDAYYASRPLDSRLGAWASPQSEVISSRAVLVANAARAAAEHGLHPPRPPHWGGFRLVPDRWEFWQGRKSRLHDRLSYRLVDGQWLRERLAP